Proteins co-encoded in one Muntiacus reevesi chromosome 13, mMunRee1.1, whole genome shotgun sequence genomic window:
- the CCDC188 gene encoding coiled-coil domain-containing protein 188, with the protein MEGPKTLGPCGHTHSQCPQPPAPSSHGGCLDPPCPVFARWPCMVPLTPSHSMETARPFSALGTGSGGLRVGGEVPGNFITSEDSELQRQRPRDPARMRQGQTDARLGWGWALHSSREREQRASRQAAGPSSGPRPCPCPPLIPGTGASASPRADPPQLQGLPLGPAEQSFLQLEQENQSLKRQNQDLREQLGALLGPGQQFLPLCPEHSSCTALAWPPEQACARPLEERAPLQLLRQELCRGEESFVQQSQNELQQIRLSFERKKMAITEVWDGVAEVHMALNNQATGLLNLKKDIRGVLDQMEDMQLEILGERAQCRTQARKDQKMACRGKARPQLGCSEGLRGQLWLLALRLLLGALLACTAAYVYVVDPAPFEGLVPPLLSRAAVWKLRALLGPFLRLEVDGFLPF; encoded by the exons ATGGAGGGGCCGAAAACCCTGGGACCCTGTGGCCACACCCACTCccagtgcccccagcccccagctccgAGCAGCCACGGGGGGTGCCTGGACCCGCCCTGCCCAGTGTTCGCCAGGTGGCCCTGCATGGTGCCTCTCACCCCAAGCCACTCGATGGAGACTGCCAGGCCTTTCTCAGCCCTGGGGACAGGGAGTGGGGGGCTCAGGGTTGGGGGCGAGGTACCCGGGAACTTCATCACAAGTGAGGACAGCGAGCTGCAGCGACAGAGGCCGCGAGACCCGGCAAGGATGAGACAAGGACAGACGGACGCCAggttggggtggggctgggccctGCACTCCAGCCGCGAGCGAGAGCAGAGAGCTTCCCGGCAGGCGGCAGGGCCCAGCTCGGGGCCCCGGCCCTGCCCATGCCCACCCCTGATTCCGGGCACAGGGGCCTCGGCCTCGCCCAGGGCAGACCCCCCCCAGCTCCAGGGCCTTCCCCTGGGGCCTGCAGAGCAGTCCTTCCTCCAGCTGGAGCAGGAGAACCAGAGTCTG AAGAGGCAGAACCAGGATCTGCGGGAGCAGCTGGGGGCCCTCCTGGGACCGGGGCAGCAGTTCCTGCCCTTGTGCCCAGAGCACTCGAGCTGTACGGCCCTGGCCTGG CCCCCTGAGCAGGCCTGCGCCAGGCCCCTGGAGGAGAGGGCCCCTCTGCAGCTGCTGCGGCAGGAGCTGTGCCGGGGCGAGGAGTCCTTCGTGCAGCAGTCCCAG AACGAGCTGCAGCAGATCCGACTGTCCTTTGAGAGGAAGAAAATGGCTATCACCGAG GTGTGGGACGGCGTGGCTGAAGTACACATGGCCCTGAACAACCAGGCCACCGGGCTCCTG AACCTCAAGAAGGACATCAGGGGCGTCCTGGACCAGATGGAGGACATGCAGCTGGAGATCCTGGG GGAACGGGCCCAGTGTCGCACCCAGGCCAGGAAGGACCAGAAGATGGCATGCAGAGGG AAGGCACGGCCACAGCTGGGATGCTCCGAGGGCCTCAGAGGCCAGCTCTG GCTGCTGgccctgaggctgctgctggGCGCCCTGCTGGCCTGCACCGCCGCCTACGTGTACGTGGTCGACCCCGCGCCCTTCGAGGGGCTGGTGCCGCCCCTGCTGAGCCGCGCCGCCGTCTGGAAGCTGCGGGCCCTGTTGGGCCCGTTCCTGCGCCTCGAGGTGGACGGCTTCCTGCCCTTCTAG